CGTCGCTCTCCATCCCCTTCAACGAGTTCGAGAAGCTCATCCATAAGGATGATATCTCCCATTTCCGCCACGCCCAGCTCGCCTCCTACGCATACATCGAAATGCAGGAGGACGATTTGCCCTTCCGCTTTATGCTGCAATTCGAGTGCCGCATGCTGTATGCAGGCACCTACCGCCGCACCTTTTTTCGGTACCTCTTTTGGGAATATGATTGCTACGGCTACCACCCGATCCTAACTCTAAGCCTGCAGATAGTGCCCTTCTGCAACCAAAACGTTACCCATCGGGGGGTGTACCTGGTTAACCGCAAGGGAGGAGAGGTTGCCTACCGCACGTGTTACTCCCTTACCAAGCGCGATCAGGAGGTGCTTTCGCTAATAGCCAAAAGGTGCAGCTCGTCCGTTATTGCCGAACAGCTCCACATCTCGGAGTATACCGTTAGGGCGCATCGGCGCAGCATCTTCACCAAAATAGGCTGCCGCAGTGAGATTGAGTCGGTGCTCTACGCCAGCATGCTCGGTTTGCTATCCGACTAGGGGTGCTCTCTTAGCCGCTATACCTGCAGGAGATAAGGGGAAATGTTTATTTTAGAAGAAGTTAAACGGAGGTATACGGAAGGTAGCTTCAAGAAGTTATACGGAGGTAAACGGAAATATACGGAAGGTACACGGGAGTTAAACGGAAGTTACATGAAGGCTGGGAAGTAAAAGAAGTTAGAAGAAGTTAGAGAATGGTGGTTATCTCCCATCTCCCATCTCCCATCTCACATCGCATATCTAAATTCCGTGTCCTCTGTGTCTCTGCGTCTCTGTGTTAAAAAAGAAGTTAAACAGAGGTAGACCGAAGTTAAACGGAAGTTACATGAAGGCTGGGAAGTAAAAGAAGTTAGAAGAAGTTAGAGAATGGTGGTTATCTCTCTTCTCATATCTCTCTTCTCATATCTCCCATCTCATATCTCCCATCTCATATCTCCCATCTCATATCTCATATCTCATATCTCATATCTCACATCTCAAATCGCACATCTCATATCTCACATCTCACATCGCATATCTAAATCCCTGTGCCCTCTGTGTCTCTGTGTTAAAAAAGAAGTTAAAC
This portion of the Alistipes sp. ZOR0009 genome encodes:
- a CDS encoding response regulator transcription factor encodes the protein MSEEVQKLRGRILRLLQSSTSVVPNMVGFGMELTSCVVSTHRQVVACCDMQRGCYSFSLIKEGCFIHLSSLSIPFNEFEKLIHKDDISHFRHAQLASYAYIEMQEDDLPFRFMLQFECRMLYAGTYRRTFFRYLFWEYDCYGYHPILTLSLQIVPFCNQNVTHRGVYLVNRKGGEVAYRTCYSLTKRDQEVLSLIAKRCSSSVIAEQLHISEYTVRAHRRSIFTKIGCRSEIESVLYASMLGLLSD